The DNA window GCTGAACGACGAGCAACTCGCGCAGGTCGAGCAGGCCCGCAAGGCCAGCAAGCTCCCCGCGCTCGCCGACGCCCTGGCCTAAAAGCGAGCGGCGAACCTCAGTTGGCAGGTTCGCCGCTCCGTTGGCTAGGCCCTACTGAATCGCAGCTAGTCGGCGCGACTCCATCCATTTTCTTCCACAAAGCCCGAAACAAGTGCCGCAATTGAATCGCGAATGGGCTCGACCTCGTTGAATGACTGCTTGGACTCAGGACTCTCCATTGGCGGCCATTCCAATCGCTGCGGCCCCTGGATGTTTGCCGCTACTTTCGAGCCAGCAAAGGTAACAAGCCATTCTGCGCCTTTGGCAAGTTCAGGCGTAAGAATCACTACCTTTGCTTTCTCCACGACAACAGACGCCTCCGACAACGCCTCGGTGACGCGTGGGTGATAGCTCTCCGCAAGCGTCGTCCCAGCAACAACCGCCCGGGCCTTCTGCGGATCTGCCATGGCGCTAAAGTAAGCCCCTGCAATTTGCGCCGTCCCAGCGACTCCATCGTCAGCAAAAATAACTGTCTTCAATTTCGGTCAACTCCTTTTCGCGGGTCGAGTCCGCGCTCCAACCCTAATCCGAGCCGGTGGCGTCCAGGACACTCCATTGGGTGAAGATTGTTTGGCTCCGGTTGATTTCGGCCGAAATTCAACATGACTGTCCGGCTGAAAACGAAGGCCCGTAAGCCGTCCGCGGTGGCCCACGACACGGGCCCCACACACACCACAAGGCATCCCGTGACTGTCTGGTCGTTCGACACGGAAACTTGGCTGATTCAGCCCGGATTGCTTGCGCCCCCTCTCGTCTGCGGGAGCGTCGCGACGCGCGAGCCCGGCAGTGAACGCCTACTCGACAAGGCACAGGCCCGCGACTTCTTCCGCGCCGCGATTGCCGAGTGCGACACGCATCTCGTCGGCGCGAATCTCGCCTATGACCTCGGAGTGATGGCGGCGGATGACCCGCGACTTGTCGGCCCCATCTTCGCGGCGCTCGATGCCGGACGGCTGCATTGCGTCCAGGTCCGAGAAGCCCTCATCGACATTGCCCGCGGCATGTACGGCGTGGACCCGTCGACGGGCCGGAAGCTCGACGACGACGAAGGAGCCCGCTACCCGCTCGCGCTGCTCGTTCAGCGACACCTGGGGCTCGACATCACCGAGGATAAGAAGAACCCGAAAGCATGGCGGCTTCGCTACGGGGAGCTTGATTGCGTCCCTGTCGAACGCTGGCCCTCGGAAGCCGCTGAGTATCCGAAGCGTGACGCCCGCAACACGCTGGACGTCTTCTACCAGCAGGAGGCCATCGCCCGCGAGACGCCCAACG is part of the Myxococcus landrumus genome and encodes:
- a CDS encoding arsenate reductase ArsC, with translation MKTVIFADDGVAGTAQIAGAYFSAMADPQKARAVVAGTTLAESYHPRVTEALSEASVVVEKAKVVILTPELAKGAEWLVTFAGSKVAANIQGPQRLEWPPMESPESKQSFNEVEPIRDSIAALVSGFVEENGWSRAD